Below is a window of Oryza brachyantha chromosome 10, ObraRS2, whole genome shotgun sequence DNA.
CCACCCGAAGATTCAAGTCGTTTTCTCccttaaaaaagttaaaaaaaacaattcactCCTCTTTTATCCTTATATGTGAACCCCGTTCTCCCATGTCTCAAACTCAAAAAACATAACCACTCTATTCCTCGTACCAAATAAATAGGTTCGACCgtcccaaacaaaaaaaacatgggcTTAACCCTTCTCACATCATCCTCAAGTTAAACGCACCCTAAAAAAACTCATGTAGATACATATTActccattccaaaattaaATGAGTTTAGACTAATTAGCAAATAGTAAGGTTGGGAAAAGATCTGTTtctagtatattttaaaatagacagAATAAAAAATTCCCACGGAAACGAATGTCCTGCCTACTTCTGCGTACCTAGGCGGCTAGGCATATCCAGAAATGAATACCGCttggcagcggcagcggcggcggcgtttgCGCGTTCGCTATTTTGGGTCAACAGCGCCGAAATGGTATCGTATACTCTTTCagtcccaaaacaaattaatttttcaatttttaaatataatatttgactcttcatcttatttaaaaaattaataattaataatttatttttattagataataaaatatagatactattttatgtgtgactaattttttaactttttaatggATGGTAAAACACTCAACAACGCTGAAATGCTGCAGTATACTCACTcggtcctaaaataaattaattttttagtttttagatacaatatttgactcttcgtcttatttaaaaaattaagattaatattttatttttattagataataaatataaatagtattttatgtatgactatttttttaaaaaatctttaaaaatttttcaaataaaaccgACGGACACTCCGCGTAGAAATCAGAATATCTAACCTTTTTAGAGATGGAGTACTTCGCCCACCTTTTGCTTGCGTAATCGCGTTGAAACCTCGCCAGCCGGAAAGCCCAAACCCacacacccaaaaaaaaaaagcccacTTGCGGAGAAATGAGAGGACGTTGGGGACACCGAAGGGCTGGGCGAAATGGCGAATTAATTTACCAGCTTCTAGTAGTGTTTATCTCTTCATCATCACCAAACCCTCGCGATCTCCAATTCGGACCCTCTCCCTGTCGTCTCGatgtcatcgccgccgccgccgccgcggcgttgCGGCGACGAGTGGGTCTATCTGTCCGTCCCGACGGGTCCGGGGAGCAACAAGCACCTCAGGttaggaggcggcggtggggatggcggtggcggtgacgATGGCGGAGCGGTCGAGGATGATGGGTTTCGCCTCCACGACGAGGTCCTCGTGCTCGTGTTCGCGGCATGTTCGCTGGATACCGACGACCTCGTCCGGTGCGCCGCCACCTGCAGGCGGTGGCGACGCCTCATCGCCCGCGACGCGGAGTACATCTGCCGCCCCAAGCCGCGCTCCGGCATCTTCGTCCGAGACCTCGCCGTCGGCTTCTTCCACCAGAGCCACCAGGACGACTCGGCTTCCTCGTCCCGGCCGCCTCGGTTCGTCCCGTTGCCCTCCTTCTCCTTCAGGTTCCGCGACGGCGAACTCGACGGGGTGTTCGACGACAACACCCGCCTCTTCAAGAACTCCCGCCTCATCGCGTCACGGAAcggccgcctcgtcctcgagctccgccgctcctcgcgcgccgccgccctcagGCTCGTCGTGTGCAACCCCATGGCCGGGGACATGTCCATCCTCCCCATCCTCGCCGGGAAGGACAGGCCTGGGTACTACACATGCGCGCTGCTCACCGCCGACGATCTCCAGGACGCGGCAGATCCGCTCCAGCCGAGTCCCGCCGCCTTCCGCCTGGTGCTCCTCTACAAGCGCCGCAACTTCACGGCGTGCAGGTCCTACTCGTCGGACACCAAGGCCTGGGGCACCGAGGGAAAGATATCCGGCATCAAGATCGGCGGCAAGCGCCTGGGCGACATGGCCGCCGGTGTGGCCGTCCGCGGCCGCGTGTTCTGGCTGGCAAGGAATGCGGTGTTCGGCGTCGACATGGGCACCCTGGAGGCGACCTCCGAGACCATCCCATCGGAGTGGAAGTGGAACTGCAAGCTCTGCTTCTGCCTCGGCAGCCAGGTGGAGAACCGCCGGCTCACCGTCTCGGCGGACGGGCGTCTCTGCGCCGTCCAGGTTGGGCGAAGCCTGACGAACCACGACGTGATGATCAGCGTCTTCTCCCGCTACCACTGCGACGACGGGTGCACGGCGCGGAAGTGGAGGTGGGAGAAGGTGCAGGAGGTGGTGCTGAACCACCTGCTGCCGCTGACGAACGTGAAGAGGATTTGCCTGAGGGGCGTCTGCGAGAAGAGCGGGCTCGTCTTCCTGGCGACCGGCGCCGACGTGTACGCGCAGCAGCCGGACGCGGGGCTGTACGCGCTGGACCTGcggaaggaggcggcgaggctggTGCCGGCGCCTCCGGGCCGCTGCTCTGACCGCCGCTCGTCGTGGAGCTTCTTCGGCTACGAGATGGACCGTGTGGCCTACCTCACCTCCCTCGCCCGCAGCTAGTGCTGCTCCTGTCACACCGATACTGCTAAGCTCATGGAACATGCATCAATCTCCACACTCCAAAGTGAGGTAAGGAGATGAATTTTGCTGTGATATTAAGTTACTGCTGCAAACATTGCTGTAGCTCGTCTGGAGAAAA
It encodes the following:
- the LOC102721960 gene encoding uncharacterized protein LOC102721960; this encodes MSSPPPPPRRCGDEWVYLSVPTGPGSNKHLRLGGGGGDGGGGDDGGAVEDDGFRLHDEVLVLVFAACSLDTDDLVRCAATCRRWRRLIARDAEYICRPKPRSGIFVRDLAVGFFHQSHQDDSASSSRPPRFVPLPSFSFRFRDGELDGVFDDNTRLFKNSRLIASRNGRLVLELRRSSRAAALRLVVCNPMAGDMSILPILAGKDRPGYYTCALLTADDLQDAADPLQPSPAAFRLVLLYKRRNFTACRSYSSDTKAWGTEGKISGIKIGGKRLGDMAAGVAVRGRVFWLARNAVFGVDMGTLEATSETIPSEWKWNCKLCFCLGSQVENRRLTVSADGRLCAVQVGRSLTNHDVMISVFSRYHCDDGCTARKWRWEKVQEVVLNHLLPLTNVKRICLRGVCEKSGLVFLATGADVYAQQPDAGLYALDLRKEAARLVPAPPGRCSDRRSSWSFFGYEMDRVAYLTSLARS